From Echinicola soli, a single genomic window includes:
- a CDS encoding nucleotidyltransferase family protein, which produces MKPYKPTKIGVVGSVARNEETEESDIDFLYEF; this is translated from the coding sequence ATGAAGCCGTATAAGCCGACCAAGATCGGTGTGGTCGGCTCAGTGGCCAGAAATGAAGAGACAGAAGAGAGTGATATAGATTTTTTGTATGAGTTTTAG
- a CDS encoding response regulator transcription factor, with product MEHTKKVLIIEDEMLIAKDLAFLLEDIGYENIGIANNGDKALELFCDNHVDLVLCDININGDKDGIETVQAILQYKKTPIIYISAFSDNKTVQRAIATAPSSFLTKPYNERSVQIAIDLAFANFEQKGLQLEENEIYQKLTQREREIIILIAEGKTSSEIAEQLFISPTTAAKHRNNILAKTGCNNTSEVIKLLYS from the coding sequence ATGGAACACACCAAAAAAGTATTGATCATAGAAGACGAAATGCTCATTGCCAAAGATCTTGCCTTCTTGCTCGAGGATATTGGATACGAAAACATAGGTATTGCCAATAACGGGGACAAAGCTCTTGAGCTTTTCTGTGACAATCATGTGGACTTGGTGCTTTGTGACATCAATATCAACGGAGACAAGGATGGCATCGAAACCGTCCAGGCCATCCTTCAGTATAAAAAAACACCCATTATCTACATCTCGGCCTTTTCAGACAATAAAACGGTGCAAAGAGCGATCGCCACCGCTCCTTCTTCCTTTCTCACCAAACCCTATAATGAACGAAGTGTCCAAATAGCCATCGATTTGGCCTTCGCCAATTTTGAACAAAAAGGCCTCCAGCTGGAGGAAAATGAAATTTACCAAAAGCTCACCCAGCGCGAACGGGAAATTATCATCTTAATAGCAGAAGGGAAAACCAGTTCAGAAATTGCCGAGCAGCTTTTCATCAGCCCCACCACAGCCGCCAAGCACCGCAATAACATCCTGGCCAAAACCGGCTGTAACAATACTTCGGAGGTAATAAAATTGCTCTATTCCTAA
- a CDS encoding glycoside hydrolase family 43 protein — translation MNIKTLLCSAVLFSAAIPGFSQSTITEKDPITPGNPVITEKYTADPAAIVHQDTVFLYVGHDQAPPEKNFYEMHEWLIYSSTDMVNWEERAAVNVKETFDWAAGDAWAAEVIEKNGKFYWYVTVSHKEIHGKAIGIAVSDSPVGPWKDALGHALITNDMTTDTKISWDDIDPTVYIDDDGTAHLFWGNTICYYAKLKDNMLELDSEIQYIDLPNFTEAPWVHKKGDFYYLSYAYKFPEKTAYAMSESISGPWKYQGILNEVAGNTNTNHQAIIEYKGKDYFIYHNGSIPTHGGSFRRSVCIDYLYYNPDGTIKKIIMTSEGIDPAE, via the coding sequence ATGAACATCAAGACATTATTATGCTCCGCCGTACTGTTCAGTGCTGCAATTCCTGGATTTTCCCAAAGCACCATTACTGAAAAAGACCCGATCACACCGGGCAATCCAGTCATTACGGAAAAATACACCGCCGATCCTGCAGCTATTGTACATCAGGACACGGTATTCCTCTACGTTGGTCATGACCAGGCACCTCCAGAAAAAAACTTCTACGAAATGCATGAATGGCTCATATATTCCTCCACAGACATGGTCAACTGGGAAGAAAGGGCTGCTGTCAATGTAAAAGAGACCTTTGACTGGGCAGCCGGTGATGCCTGGGCAGCGGAGGTAATCGAAAAAAATGGCAAGTTCTATTGGTACGTAACGGTGAGCCATAAAGAAATCCATGGTAAAGCCATTGGCATTGCGGTATCCGACAGCCCAGTGGGACCTTGGAAAGACGCCCTTGGCCATGCCTTGATCACCAACGACATGACCACAGACACCAAGATCAGTTGGGATGATATTGACCCTACGGTATATATCGATGACGATGGCACCGCCCACCTTTTTTGGGGAAACACCATTTGCTACTATGCCAAGCTAAAGGACAATATGCTCGAACTGGACAGTGAAATCCAATACATCGACCTGCCCAATTTCACCGAGGCACCATGGGTGCACAAGAAGGGAGATTTCTATTACCTCTCCTATGCTTACAAATTCCCGGAAAAAACGGCCTACGCCATGAGTGAAAGCATCTCCGGGCCATGGAAGTACCAAGGCATCCTGAACGAAGTAGCAGGTAATACCAATACCAACCACCAGGCAATCATCGAATACAAAGGCAAGGATTACTTCATCTACCACAATGGCAGCATTCCCACCCATGGCGGTAGCTTCAGAAGATCAGTCTGCATCGATTACCTCTATTACAATCCCGATGGTACCATCAAAAAAATCATCATGACCTCGGAGGGAATCGATCCTGCGGAATAA
- a CDS encoding ligand-binding sensor domain-containing protein, with product MQKVLPFYWCIILSAFAHTAFPQESLPVFRTYGASQGINQPFPYDILHSENGYVWIAGENGLWKFDGQDFRHYTHEVGDSTSLAFDFIWVLFEDSNNNIWAGTYGGGVSKYDPRTDRFTNFSYEEEDPNSLSDDRVRGIAEDPNGNIWLGTSNGLCKFDPSTHHFTRYSTDDGLLSTTIRQIKLSADQSQLFIATGNGLNFLDLETMEFSGIQHVPEHSQSLSHFYIYDLHEYPEGTLWIGTGGGLDKLHLPSGQFTHYYQSSSNPYAISHDVIFSIEHHPEHPGKLFVGTLDGLNVLDIKKETFERIRSDRSSPNKLQGDNIYNVSAGKDGSLWVAVYNEGIFQYHPHYHKFNSIRFIPDATDKYYSRVSSMIQHNEDEYLFTTYSGLFVRNVKTGKTKKYTIKNGDQSSVNRLAMITRIDEDIYWIATWAHFVYEWNHRTKTLRPLPHQTPPDQFFPEFNLPILHDSQGRTWIGNSEKGLFIWNPHTQVPDPFPISDTLTHGDNHDEFISYIFEDSRHRIWVGSQGGLNLLNEEDSSFTKFAHEENNPQSLSNNKINHISEDHLGNLWVSTELGLNKFNVENKTFTNYYTRDGLPSNVISSTLEDADHNLWIATAEGISMMNTAGVFRNYNQQDGLMDNYFIFRAAYKDNDGRLYFGSSSGLEYFDPLRIPENTTPPKVQITGIDLFNTPITPGDSSGILQKAIPHTEEVVLTHEQSVISFHFTALNLINGHKNKFQYQLTGYDQTWRPVTSHRSTTYTNLPPGHYTFRVKASNNDGFWSTEPASIALTILPPWYLTWWFKTLFTIALLGVILYQYQRIAQNKERLEKLVLQRTAEIQQQKEQIEAQHDSLRQKNQRIESLLRELNHRVKNNLQLVSSILNLQSRSVKDQNAKVALTDGRMRMQALSLLHQKLYVTDDDSQVNCKTYISDLFDQIEAAFKSRYKTFKYDFTGDDFSLGLDKAIPLGLILNELITNSFKHVQEEKIEINLSLQLEEGIVHFTFWDNGRGLTASTIRDSHSFGWSMIRSLILQLHGKLDISEGENTKIQLIFKK from the coding sequence ATGCAAAAAGTCTTACCCTTTTACTGGTGCATTATTCTGTCTGCTTTTGCCCATACGGCCTTTCCCCAAGAGTCCCTCCCGGTCTTTAGAACCTATGGTGCCAGTCAAGGAATCAACCAGCCTTTCCCCTATGACATCCTCCACAGTGAAAACGGGTATGTGTGGATAGCTGGAGAAAATGGCCTATGGAAATTTGATGGGCAGGATTTCAGGCATTACACCCATGAAGTAGGCGACAGCACTTCATTGGCATTTGATTTTATCTGGGTGCTTTTTGAAGACAGCAACAACAATATTTGGGCGGGAACTTATGGGGGCGGTGTCAGCAAATACGACCCTAGAACGGATCGGTTCACCAACTTTTCCTACGAAGAAGAAGACCCCAATAGCCTCAGTGACGACCGGGTAAGGGGAATCGCCGAAGATCCCAATGGCAATATCTGGCTAGGCACCAGCAATGGGCTCTGCAAATTTGATCCATCCACCCATCACTTCACCCGGTATAGCACTGACGATGGTCTGCTCAGCACTACTATCCGTCAGATCAAACTGTCAGCAGACCAGTCACAGCTTTTTATCGCAACGGGAAATGGGCTGAATTTTTTGGACTTGGAAACCATGGAGTTTTCTGGCATTCAGCATGTCCCTGAACATTCCCAAAGCCTAAGTCATTTTTATATTTATGACCTTCACGAATACCCCGAAGGCACCTTATGGATCGGGACTGGAGGAGGCCTTGATAAGCTCCATCTTCCTTCTGGCCAATTTACGCATTATTATCAATCTTCTTCGAATCCCTATGCGATCAGCCATGATGTAATCTTCTCCATTGAGCATCACCCTGAACATCCTGGTAAACTGTTCGTCGGAACCTTGGATGGTCTGAATGTACTGGACATCAAAAAGGAAACGTTTGAGCGAATCCGATCAGATCGATCAAGCCCGAACAAGCTCCAGGGAGATAATATTTACAACGTAAGTGCCGGTAAGGATGGAAGCCTATGGGTAGCGGTATATAATGAAGGCATCTTCCAATATCACCCCCATTACCACAAATTCAATTCCATCCGATTTATTCCTGATGCTACAGATAAATATTACTCCCGTGTATCCAGCATGATTCAGCACAATGAAGATGAGTACCTGTTCACCACCTACTCTGGGCTTTTTGTCAGGAATGTCAAAACGGGAAAGACAAAAAAGTACACCATCAAAAATGGTGATCAAAGCAGTGTAAACAGATTGGCCATGATCACCAGGATCGACGAGGACATTTACTGGATAGCTACCTGGGCACATTTTGTCTATGAGTGGAACCACCGTACCAAAACACTCCGTCCTCTTCCGCACCAAACACCTCCGGACCAGTTTTTTCCGGAATTTAACCTCCCTATCTTGCATGACAGTCAAGGGAGAACTTGGATTGGTAATTCAGAAAAAGGGCTGTTTATCTGGAATCCCCATACCCAAGTGCCCGATCCTTTTCCCATCAGCGACACACTCACCCATGGTGACAACCACGATGAATTTATCTCCTATATCTTTGAAGACAGCCGGCACCGGATTTGGGTAGGCAGCCAAGGAGGCCTTAACCTCCTCAACGAAGAGGACAGCAGCTTCACCAAATTTGCCCATGAGGAAAACAACCCCCAAAGCCTCAGCAATAATAAGATAAACCATATCTCCGAGGACCACCTGGGCAATCTTTGGGTAAGTACTGAACTAGGTCTAAACAAATTCAATGTTGAAAACAAAACCTTCACGAATTATTACACACGTGATGGCCTACCGAGCAATGTCATCAGCTCCACACTGGAAGATGCTGACCACAACCTTTGGATTGCTACTGCAGAGGGCATTTCTATGATGAACACAGCAGGTGTATTCAGGAATTACAACCAACAGGATGGTCTGATGGACAATTACTTCATCTTCCGTGCTGCTTACAAGGATAATGACGGGAGACTGTACTTTGGGTCCTCAAGTGGACTGGAATACTTCGACCCACTCAGGATTCCTGAAAACACCACTCCGCCAAAAGTGCAGATCACTGGAATTGACTTGTTCAATACCCCCATAACTCCCGGAGATTCCTCGGGAATACTTCAAAAGGCAATCCCTCACACTGAAGAAGTTGTTCTTACCCATGAGCAGTCGGTCATTTCTTTCCATTTCACGGCCCTTAACCTGATCAATGGCCACAAAAACAAATTCCAGTATCAGCTTACCGGCTATGACCAAACCTGGCGACCCGTCACTTCACACCGAAGTACTACCTATACCAATTTACCTCCAGGTCACTATACTTTTCGTGTCAAAGCCTCCAACAACGATGGTTTTTGGTCCACTGAGCCTGCCAGCATAGCCCTAACGATATTACCGCCCTGGTACCTCACTTGGTGGTTCAAGACGTTGTTTACGATTGCCTTGCTAGGTGTTATCCTTTACCAGTACCAGCGCATTGCCCAAAATAAAGAACGACTCGAAAAGTTGGTGCTACAGCGAACTGCCGAAATCCAGCAACAAAAAGAACAGATCGAAGCACAGCATGACAGCCTACGGCAAAAAAACCAGCGAATCGAAAGCCTCCTTCGTGAGCTGAACCACCGTGTAAAAAACAACCTCCAGCTTGTCTCCAGTATTCTCAACCTTCAAAGCAGAAGTGTCAAGGATCAAAATGCCAAAGTGGCCCTGACCGATGGAAGGATGCGAATGCAGGCACTGTCCCTCCTTCACCAAAAACTATATGTCACCGACGATGATTCCCAAGTGAATTGTAAAACTTATATAAGTGACCTCTTTGACCAGATAGAAGCAGCCTTCAAAAGTCGCTACAAGACTTTCAAATACGATTTTACAGGAGATGATTTCTCCCTGGGACTGGACAAAGCTATCCCGCTGGGATTGATCCTGAATGAGTTGATCACCAATTCTTTCAAACATGTGCAGGAAGAAAAAATCGAAATCAACCTCTCCTTGCAGTTAGAAGAGGGAATTGTACACTTCACCTTTTGGGACAATGGCCGGGGCCTTACCGCCTCCACCATCAGGGATTCCCACTCTTTTGGATGGAGCATGATCCGGTCCTTGATTTTACAGTTGCACGGAAAACTGGATATCTCCGAAGGCGAAAACACTAAAATCCAACTTATTTTTAAGAAATAA
- a CDS encoding zinc-binding alcohol dehydrogenase family protein translates to MKILTCTEPGSFEYVEGEKPSLSPGRAIIKIKRIGICGTDLHAYEGTQPFFTYPRVLGHELSGELMEVDGTDGFSPGDLVTIIPYFNCGTCVACKAGKPNCCASISVFGVHEDGGMKEYISVPSSSLVKQEGLTLDQLALAEPLAIGAHGVRRAGVQPGEFVVVMGAGPIGLGVMEFARIAGGKVIAMDINEDRLAFCRETLDIEHTVNAKGDYKAEIAKITGGSFAESVIDATGSSVAIHNGFGLMAHGGRYVLVGLQKGPVEFNHPEFHKRESTLMSSRNATREDFNTVLRALKGQKVKAASYITHQVDFDQVKADFASWLDPANKVIKAMVRLS, encoded by the coding sequence ATGAAAATATTAACCTGTACAGAGCCAGGGAGTTTTGAATATGTAGAAGGGGAAAAGCCATCACTAAGTCCAGGAAGGGCGATTATAAAGATCAAGCGCATTGGGATATGCGGGACAGACCTTCATGCCTACGAGGGCACACAGCCTTTTTTTACCTATCCGCGAGTGCTGGGTCATGAGCTGTCTGGTGAATTGATGGAAGTGGACGGGACAGATGGTTTTTCGCCGGGAGACCTGGTGACCATCATCCCGTATTTTAACTGTGGAACATGCGTTGCCTGCAAAGCGGGTAAACCAAACTGCTGTGCCTCGATCAGTGTGTTTGGTGTCCATGAAGATGGAGGTATGAAAGAATATATTTCTGTGCCATCTTCCTCTTTGGTCAAACAGGAAGGACTTACTTTGGATCAGCTGGCCTTGGCCGAGCCATTGGCCATTGGTGCGCATGGCGTGCGAAGGGCAGGTGTGCAGCCAGGTGAATTTGTGGTGGTAATGGGAGCTGGGCCGATAGGTCTTGGCGTGATGGAGTTTGCCCGGATTGCCGGAGGAAAAGTCATTGCTATGGACATCAACGAGGATCGCTTGGCTTTCTGCCGGGAAACGCTTGATATCGAACACACGGTCAATGCCAAAGGCGATTACAAAGCAGAAATAGCGAAGATTACAGGCGGAAGTTTTGCCGAATCGGTTATCGATGCCACGGGAAGTTCGGTGGCTATCCATAATGGCTTTGGACTGATGGCGCATGGTGGAAGGTATGTGTTGGTAGGGCTGCAAAAAGGTCCTGTTGAGTTTAATCATCCGGAGTTTCACAAGCGGGAATCGACCCTTATGAGCAGCAGAAATGCCACCAGAGAGGATTTTAATACTGTACTGAGGGCATTGAAAGGGCAAAAAGTCAAGGCAGCATCTTATATTACACATCAGGTTGATTTTGATCAGGTGAAAGCTGATTTTGCTTCTTGGCTGGATCCGGCAAATAAGGTGATCAAGGCAATGGTAAGGCTGTCTTAG
- a CDS encoding aldose epimerase family protein, translating into MNLLKSNYLGALVLAGALSFYACDPKSSEKSSEETAAKESTSGLSISEANATVEGKEAQIYTLKNSNGVEVDISNYGGVITRLVVPDKEGNLENVVLHYQDLEGYSTSSNYFGSTVGRYANRIAKGKFELDGEEYTLATNDGENHLHGGDKGFNKVFWEAKTIENPEKVGLSLTYVSADGEEGYPGELTTIVTFSLDNDNNLEVAFEAVTTKATIVNLTHHGYFNLSGLKENILGHELTLYANHYTPVDETLIPTGEVVPVEGTPFDFTTPHQIGERIDQVKGGYDHNYVVKAETDDQMTKMAELYHAGSGRVMELYADSPAVQFYSGNFLDGTIEVDGVTYDQYYGLCLEPQTFPNSPNEESFPSARLNPGETYTHNIKYHFDVK; encoded by the coding sequence ATGAACCTATTAAAATCTAATTACTTGGGCGCATTGGTACTTGCCGGTGCGTTATCTTTTTACGCTTGTGACCCGAAATCATCAGAAAAGTCATCTGAGGAGACCGCTGCGAAGGAATCGACCAGTGGTCTAAGTATTTCTGAGGCGAATGCCACCGTAGAAGGTAAGGAAGCTCAGATTTATACGCTGAAAAATAGCAATGGAGTGGAAGTGGATATCTCCAACTATGGTGGGGTGATCACGCGATTGGTGGTCCCTGATAAGGAGGGGAACTTGGAAAATGTGGTGCTCCATTACCAGGACTTGGAGGGTTACAGTACCAGTAGCAATTATTTTGGCTCCACTGTAGGCCGCTATGCCAATAGAATCGCCAAAGGGAAATTCGAACTTGATGGCGAGGAATACACCTTGGCCACCAATGATGGCGAGAACCACTTGCACGGTGGGGACAAAGGCTTCAACAAGGTGTTTTGGGAAGCTAAAACTATCGAGAACCCTGAAAAGGTTGGCCTTTCATTGACTTATGTAAGTGCTGATGGGGAGGAAGGTTATCCCGGTGAGCTGACCACAATCGTCACCTTCAGCTTGGACAATGACAATAACCTGGAGGTGGCATTCGAAGCAGTGACCACAAAAGCTACCATCGTTAACCTTACCCATCACGGGTATTTTAACTTGAGCGGGCTGAAGGAAAATATTCTTGGTCATGAGCTGACCTTGTATGCGAATCACTACACTCCTGTAGACGAAACATTGATCCCTACTGGAGAAGTGGTGCCGGTAGAAGGAACACCATTTGATTTTACCACCCCACACCAAATCGGTGAACGCATCGACCAAGTGAAGGGAGGCTATGACCATAACTATGTCGTAAAGGCCGAGACAGATGATCAAATGACCAAAATGGCTGAGCTCTATCATGCCGGATCTGGTAGAGTAATGGAATTGTATGCAGATTCTCCTGCCGTACAGTTTTATTCCGGCAATTTCCTTGATGGAACCATAGAGGTAGATGGTGTCACATACGACCAGTATTATGGACTTTGCCTAGAACCACAGACCTTCCCTAATTCTCCCAATGAAGAGAGTTTTCCTTCCGCAAGGTTAAATCCCGGAGAGACCTACACCCATAATATCAAATACCACTTTGATGTGAAGTGA
- the fucP gene encoding L-fucose:H+ symporter permease translates to MNNPSKAALVSKATLWPFILLTSLFLLWGLANNMTDTLLAAFKKILSMTDTQTSLIQLAFYGAYFCLALPAAIYIKKYTYKSGVLLGLGLFAVGGLLFYPASIMMSYGFFLFALYVLAGGLSILETSANPYIMVMGPEASATRRLNLAQSFNPVGSIIGVLLSKLFILSQLNVAEADERSKMTVEQLQQVRQAELDAVMSTYVGVALFLVLMWILIKFTKMPTASEGGLQDSLGNGLKRLLGNKNYVFGVLAQFFYVGAQIGIWSYTIRYVMMELDMNESDASDYYLAAIILFTVSRFLFTALMKFVRPSLLMAISAMGAIGLTMVVIFGSGLVGSVALVCISGCMSLMFPTIYGLAAEGLGDDTKLGGSGLIMAILGGALFPFIQGLVSDGLDSIHLSFFVPAACYLVVVAYGLYHYKHKKEIPAMAAGD, encoded by the coding sequence ATGAATAACCCATCAAAAGCGGCCTTGGTATCGAAAGCGACCCTTTGGCCATTTATACTCCTTACCAGCCTTTTCTTGCTTTGGGGGCTTGCCAATAATATGACGGACACTTTATTGGCGGCGTTCAAGAAAATCCTCAGCATGACCGATACCCAGACGAGCCTGATCCAATTGGCTTTTTATGGGGCTTATTTCTGTTTGGCCTTGCCTGCGGCGATTTATATCAAGAAATACACCTACAAATCCGGAGTGCTCCTGGGCTTGGGCTTGTTTGCTGTAGGAGGACTATTGTTTTATCCTGCCAGCATCATGATGTCCTACGGATTCTTCCTGTTTGCATTGTATGTACTGGCGGGAGGCTTGTCTATTTTGGAGACTTCTGCCAATCCTTACATTATGGTGATGGGGCCGGAAGCCTCTGCTACAAGAAGGCTTAACCTCGCCCAGTCTTTTAATCCCGTAGGTTCGATCATTGGGGTTTTGCTGAGTAAGCTCTTTATTCTTTCCCAGCTAAATGTGGCTGAAGCAGATGAAAGAAGCAAAATGACAGTCGAGCAGCTGCAGCAGGTACGACAGGCAGAGCTGGATGCAGTGATGAGCACATATGTTGGGGTTGCGCTGTTTTTGGTGCTGATGTGGATATTGATCAAATTCACCAAAATGCCTACCGCCTCAGAAGGAGGACTTCAAGATTCCTTGGGCAATGGCCTGAAACGGCTTTTGGGCAATAAAAATTATGTATTTGGAGTCTTGGCGCAGTTTTTCTATGTGGGTGCGCAGATTGGGATTTGGTCCTATACTATCCGTTATGTGATGATGGAATTGGACATGAACGAGAGCGATGCCTCTGACTATTACCTTGCGGCGATTATACTGTTTACGGTCAGTAGGTTTTTGTTTACTGCCCTAATGAAATTTGTGCGGCCTAGTCTGTTAATGGCCATTTCAGCGATGGGCGCCATTGGGTTGACCATGGTCGTGATCTTTGGAAGTGGCTTGGTAGGTTCTGTTGCACTGGTATGCATTTCTGGATGTATGTCGCTGATGTTTCCGACCATTTATGGGCTGGCGGCAGAAGGGCTTGGCGATGATACCAAATTGGGCGGATCTGGGTTGATCATGGCTATTCTGGGAGGTGCTTTGTTTCCTTTTATCCAAGGGCTTGTTTCCGATGGACTGGATAGTATTCACCTTTCGTTCTTTGTTCCTGCTGCTTGTTATTTGGTCGTGGTGGCCTATGGGCTTTATCATTATAAGCACAAGAAAGAGATCCCTGCAATGGCTGCGGGGGATTGA
- a CDS encoding sialidase family protein, translating to MKNAMPTATLLGLLMLIICLPSFGQEHGNVITDEFIFDEAPFRECHASTLVELDNGKLLAAWFGGEYERHPEVGIWTATKTNNGWSAPIKVADGKVNDTLSYPTWNPVLFRMTKDSLVLFYKEGPSPQEWWGVYKVSLDEGQTWSTGKKLPEGILGPIKNKPIKLKSEKVLAPSSVEDENGWRAHIEITEDNGATWRKVPIDHNGDFDVIQPSILQHADGRLQVLCRSKQNHVITAWSEDEGESWSALSATSVLNPNSGTDAVALKNGKHLLVYNPAVSGDDWSEGRDKLRLAVSADGLEWTDIYTLENESSGEFSYPAIIQTTDGRIHISYTWKRKKIKYVELEGF from the coding sequence ATGAAAAATGCAATGCCAACAGCCACTTTGTTAGGGCTGCTTATGCTGATAATATGCCTTCCTTCTTTTGGACAAGAGCATGGCAATGTGATAACCGATGAGTTTATTTTTGATGAAGCTCCCTTTCGGGAATGTCATGCTTCTACCCTAGTGGAGCTGGACAATGGAAAGCTTCTTGCTGCCTGGTTTGGGGGGGAATACGAACGGCATCCGGAAGTGGGGATTTGGACGGCTACCAAAACCAATAATGGATGGAGTGCACCCATTAAGGTCGCTGATGGCAAGGTGAATGATACGTTGAGCTATCCCACTTGGAACCCCGTTCTTTTTAGAATGACAAAAGATTCATTGGTGCTCTTTTACAAAGAAGGACCTTCTCCCCAGGAATGGTGGGGAGTGTATAAAGTAAGCTTGGATGAAGGACAAACTTGGTCTACAGGCAAAAAGCTCCCTGAGGGAATATTGGGTCCCATCAAAAACAAACCTATAAAACTGAAGAGTGAGAAGGTACTGGCACCATCCAGCGTGGAGGACGAAAATGGCTGGCGTGCACATATCGAGATTACCGAGGATAATGGAGCCACCTGGCGAAAAGTGCCCATTGATCATAATGGGGATTTTGATGTGATCCAGCCAAGTATCCTGCAACACGCCGACGGGAGGCTACAAGTACTTTGTCGTAGTAAGCAAAATCATGTGATTACGGCATGGTCTGAAGATGAAGGGGAGAGTTGGAGTGCACTGTCAGCAACCTCCGTTCTCAATCCGAACAGTGGTACAGATGCTGTAGCCCTTAAGAACGGAAAACATCTTTTGGTGTATAATCCGGCTGTAAGTGGAGATGATTGGTCGGAAGGAAGGGATAAACTTAGACTGGCAGTTTCTGCAGATGGACTGGAGTGGACGGATATTTATACGCTGGAAAATGAATCCTCAGGGGAATTTAGCTATCCTGCCATCATTCAGACTACAGATGGCAGAATTCATATCAGCTATACCTGGAAGAGGAAAAAGATCAAGTATGTGGAGTTGGAAGGATTCTGA
- a CDS encoding NUDIX domain-containing protein — protein sequence MNSIYPEPTVGAIIFNPKDEVLLCKSAKWNNQYVIPGGHIEKGERMEDALVREVKEETGLDVYDLQLVSIQESVNSTHFAEQRHFIFIDYTCRTDSIDISLNDEADEYAWVKPSAILDYDLGGFCRSFFEEWLKEHSDYRRGVFYGYVSK from the coding sequence ATGAATTCAATCTATCCAGAACCTACCGTAGGAGCGATTATTTTTAATCCAAAGGATGAAGTGTTGCTATGCAAATCTGCCAAGTGGAATAACCAATATGTCATTCCTGGTGGGCACATCGAAAAAGGCGAGCGAATGGAAGATGCATTGGTCAGAGAGGTGAAGGAGGAAACAGGACTGGATGTTTATGACTTACAGCTGGTGAGTATACAGGAAAGTGTGAACAGTACGCATTTTGCTGAGCAACGTCATTTTATTTTTATCGACTATACTTGTCGGACCGATAGCATTGATATATCGCTCAATGATGAAGCCGATGAATATGCATGGGTGAAGCCTTCAGCTATTTTGGATTATGATTTGGGAGGGTTTTGCAGGAGTTTTTTTGAAGAATGGCTGAAGGAGCATTCGGACTATCGGCGTGGTGTGTTTTATGGGTATGTAAGTAAATAA
- a CDS encoding L-ribulose-5-phosphate 4-epimerase, whose protein sequence is MSKFLELKRECYEANMQLPALDLVVYTFGNVSAVDRSEGVFAIKPSGVAYEKLKPEDIVICDFDAKIVEGEMRPSSDTKTHAYLYKEWENIGGIVHTHSLYGVSWAQAQMDVPIFGTTHADHLTKDIPCAPPMADELIEGDYEHMTGKQILDCFAGKGLSYEEVEMILVGSHGPFTWGKSAAKAVYNSKVLEEVAKMAYLTLQINPNAPRLKDALIKKHYERKHGKDAYYGQGC, encoded by the coding sequence ATGAGTAAATTTCTTGAGCTTAAGAGAGAATGCTACGAAGCCAATATGCAGCTTCCCGCCTTGGATCTGGTGGTGTATACATTTGGCAATGTAAGTGCTGTGGACAGGAGTGAAGGGGTTTTTGCTATCAAGCCGAGCGGCGTGGCTTACGAAAAGTTAAAGCCGGAAGATATCGTGATTTGTGATTTTGATGCCAAGATCGTGGAAGGCGAAATGCGTCCTTCGTCCGACACCAAGACCCACGCTTATCTGTACAAGGAATGGGAAAATATCGGGGGGATTGTCCACACCCATTCGCTATACGGTGTATCTTGGGCTCAGGCGCAAATGGACGTGCCGATTTTTGGGACTACCCATGCCGATCACCTGACCAAGGACATACCGTGCGCCCCTCCCATGGCCGATGAGCTGATCGAAGGTGACTACGAGCACATGACCGGAAAGCAGATATTGGATTGTTTTGCAGGTAAAGGCCTGAGCTACGAGGAAGTAGAGATGATTTTGGTGGGAAGTCATGGGCCGTTCACTTGGGGGAAATCCGCAGCTAAGGCAGTTTATAATAGCAAAGTGTTGGAGGAAGTAGCAAAAATGGCTTATCTTACCCTCCAAATTAACCCTAACGCTCCGCGATTAAAGGATGCTTTGATCAAAAAGCATTATGAGCGTAAGCATGGTAAGGATGCTTATTATGGACAAGGTTGCTAA